Genomic DNA from Sulfuricurvum sp. IAE1:
TGTCTTTATTTCATCTCCACCTGATTCGTCAATTTTGCTCAACTCCCGATCAAGCCAGTTGAGAAAATATTTTCTTACGATCATCGCTGCCGATGTTTTACCAACGCCTGAGGGTGCGAACAGAGCCATAAACAAAATTATGCTCCGTCCCTCATTCTCTTTTGATTGTGCCACTTTGGCCCCACTGCACAATGCAGGCAGAGCACATAGGACACTCAAAGCGATGCTGTCTATATGGGCATGAACAATTTCATTTAACGCCTTCACAATTTCATAGAGTAAAGAAGGCAACACCTCTTTCCAAAAAGAATCAGGGTATAATTCGGATGTATTTCCAATATTGCAATTTTCTGAAGAGATAGTTGCCGCTTTCTCTTCAGTCTCTTTCATCTTATTCATGCCATTCACCTGCTATGAATCGGTTGATTTCAGATTCATGCCACACACGAACACTTTGAGACAGTTTCATCCCCTGCGGGAAACGCCCCTGTTTTATCCACAACCAGATTGTTGAACGCCCTAAGGCAACTTTGTTTTGTACTTCGCGAAACCGTAATAACCGTTCTTGGGTCATTTTTTCTCCTTTGTTTTTTGGGAAATCAATTGGGTATGAAATGCACAAACTATCTCATTGTGTCCTCCTCATGGGAATTGATTTTTTTCTTTATCTGACGGTCCAAAAAACGTTTGATTTCTGATGGATATGCTTTGACATTGTTTTCGTGTAAAGCTTCAGACAATTGTGCATAAGAATACCCCTGCTTGCGCAACTCAATCATTGAGTCGAAAAATGGCAACAGTTTTGAAGAATTTTTTCTTGGAGCATGTTGATCTCCATATTCTTTAAGTGACTTTTTCATACGATTTTCATCCCTTCTTTGTTGATTATTTATTGTCATTTTTCCAGATGAAATAAATTTGTCATAATTTGCTTCGATGAATTTCATCGAAGCAAAAAGCCATTTTTTAGGGCTTTATATAAAGTTACAGTCATATAAAAACAAATTTTTAAGCTATTTTTAATATTTACAAAAGGTGCAAAATACTAATGACAGACAATTTTTTTGAAGAAATTAAACGTTTGGATGAGCAGATTGAACTTTGTCATGCAGATTATGAATTCAAAAGAAAAGACATTTTAAATCGAATTCAACAAGATTTGGAAAAACTTGAAAATGATTATGAACAATGTATTGATAATTACGAAAATAAAAAGAAAAATATCTATGATAATTTAGAACGAAACTATAATAGCTCCGAACAAAACGAAGTTTATGTCGCTTTAAATCATCTAAACGATATTGATTCTTCCATATTTATGAATATAACTACTTCATTACAAGCTTCAGAAATAATCTATAAAGAACCTGATCAAGAAACGTTAATCAAAGGAGCATTGTATTTTGAAAAATTTATGAAATTTGAGATGCATGTCCTTACTTCCAAAAAAGAAAAAGATTTGGATCTGTCAGCGCAAATCTATATGTATGAACAATATTTTCCATACTACAATCTTATGAAAGATTTTTTTGGAGATTACTCTAGAATTGCCCCCAGTTATGTTATTCCCCCATATTTCGATGATTGTTATTCATCAATGTCTACCAAAGCATATTATTTGTCTGAATTTGATAAAAGTCAGTTGCAACAATTGAAAGAATACATTTCAAATTCACTTAAAAGATCTCTTTAT
This window encodes:
- a CDS encoding AlpA family transcriptional regulator, which gives rise to MTQERLLRFREVQNKVALGRSTIWLWIKQGRFPQGMKLSQSVRVWHESEINRFIAGEWHE